AAGTACGTCGTACTCCACCTGCCCGCTTTCAGAAGACCCACTCTCCTCCGGATCCTGCGAACGCTGCCGGACCATCGAGATGCTCTCCTGCCGGTGCGTGATTTTGGAAAAGAGCTGGTGTTCGAGGTCGTTTCCGATGGAGAGACAACCTCGGTGCAGGCGACGACGGATTGGCAGACGCTCGTCGTCATCGAGCCTCATCGAGGGCGTGGAGAAGAAGGTCTGCTCAGCTTTGACATCGAGCTTCCCCGAACGTCCCGGCTACGAGCGATTCGCCTGCACTATGGCTCGGCGCCACGAGTGCCGGTCGAGCGCGTCGAAGTTCTCGGAGATTCCGGTGGAAACGAGGGGCCCGAGACACGATTCGCGACGCCCCCGGACTGGCCCGCAGTGAGCGAGCTCGTGCTCGGGCTTCTACGAACACCGCAGGACGGTACCCAGACGGTGGTCGTCGAAGACGTGTGGGAGCACCGCCTCAGACTCCGCCTTCATGGGCTCGACGGAGAGCAACCCGAGCTCACGACCATCGAGCTTCTCGGGAGCTTTTCGAGCTCAGCGGGTCTTTGAAGTGTCATGCAGCCTGGCTAGGCGCGCTCCCAGCTGAAAACCGGGAATCGAAAGGCGGGTTCGAACCCGACGGAGCGATAGAGCTCCGCCGCGGCGGCGTTGCCGCTCGAAACCATGAGTGAAAGCGTTTCGTAACCCAGGCTCGAGAGCCGGGCGGCGGCGTGGCCGATCAGGGCGCGGCCAACTCCCCGACGCTGGAAGTCGGGCGCGACGGCGAGCTGGGCAAGATGGGCTTTGTGCCGCGCCGTTTCGGTCACGAGGCAGAACCCCATGGCCCGGTCGCTGACGCGGTGTCGCGCCATCGCCGACGCTTCCACAATCGCCGCTCCGCAGCCCCGCTGGCGTAGAATATTGTTCAACAGTTTTCGGCAACCGCAGTTCGTGCGGTACAGCTCGTTCATCTCGGCGTCGACGCCACCCCGGTGAGCCCCCTGCATGAGATCCGATGCCTCGGAGAGGTTCCAGGCTCGAAAGAGTTGCAAGCACGGCGCGCCGTCACCCTGGGCCGCGACCACGCGAAAACGCTCGAGCGGGAGTCGATGGAAATCGCGCCAATGGAGTCTGAATCCCTCGCGCTGGAAAGAGGAGACGAGCCAGGAAGCATCGGGCGTGATCAGCTGGCTCTCGATCCGGCGGATACGGCGTGCCCGCAGCTCGCCCAGGAGTGAGCTCAACAGCATATGTGCCAGGTCACCTCGACTCCACCCATCCATTGGCCGTTCGTCGGGTACGACGCCGAGACCCGAGACGACGGCGCGATCGCCTTCCACGAGATAGTACCCGAAGGCCGACGTCCTGGCGCCGATGCGCACCGCTTTGCCTCGCAGGCTTCCCCGCTCGAACGCCTGACGAAGCGATGCCACCGCCGCGCTCACATCCCATTCGAGTTGCTCACGCCAGATGGCGATCTCCAGTTTCCAGAAGCGTTCGAGCTCAGTCGAAGGGAGCGAACGGAGGTCGGCGACCTGGAGGCTTGCGACCGATGGACGAGGGGCGACGGTGCTCATGGAAAACGTCTTCATTGTATCCTGAAAGCATGTCGAGCGTTTCCCGCAGAGACTCGTCTTCGATGCAGGCCGTGATCCTGGCGGCCGGTCGCTCCACGCGAACTTACCCACTGACACTCAATCGGCCGAAACCCCTGATTCCGATTTGGGGACGGCCTCTTCTCGAGCACCAGCTCCGGCAGCTTCCAGAGAACGTCGGGGAGGTGCTGCTCGTCGTGGGCTACCGCCGGCATCAAATCGAGAGGCATTTTGGATCCAGTTACGAAGGGCGGCGACTCCTCTACGTCGAGCAGACCGAGCAGCGAGGCACGGCCCACGCACTGATCGCGGCCAAGCCCTTTCTCACCGGTCCCACGGTCGTGCTGAACGGCGACGACTTCTACCACCGAGACGATCTCGAAACGCTCACTGTCGGCGGCAGAGGTCTTCTGGTCACGCGAGCGAAGGACCCTCAGAACCGAGCCGTCGTCACCATCGAGGACGATCGAATCGTCGACATCGTGGAAAAGCCACGAAACCCTCCGCCAGATGCCTGGTGCAGCGTAGGCGCCTACTGCGTCGAGCACGACGATTTGGCGTTGCTGGAAGAGGTCGCGCCGAGCGTTCGGGGCGAGCTCGAGCTGCCCGACTGGGTCCTCCTCCTCGCTTCTCGCGAGCGGGTTCACCCATGCCCCATCCGGAATCTGTGGATGCCCCTCACCTATGCCTGGGATGTCCTGCAGACCATGAACCAGCTCTGGAACGATCCGTTGGGGGTCGAGCGAATCGGTATCGAGCGCCAGGAACGTACTCTCGCCGACGTCGAGATCGAGGGGCCGGTGTTCATCGGTGACGGCGTGGCCGTGGGACGCGGGGTTCGATTGATTGGTCCCTCCGCGATCGGCGAGGGCACGAGCATCGGTGAAGGCGCGATACTGGACA
This window of the Vicinamibacteria bacterium genome carries:
- a CDS encoding N-acetyltransferase, producing MSTVAPRPSVASLQVADLRSLPSTELERFWKLEIAIWREQLEWDVSAAVASLRQAFERGSLRGKAVRIGARTSAFGYYLVEGDRAVVSGLGVVPDERPMDGWSRGDLAHMLLSSLLGELRARRIRRIESQLITPDASWLVSSFQREGFRLHWRDFHRLPLERFRVVAAQGDGAPCLQLFRAWNLSEASDLMQGAHRGGVDAEMNELYRTNCGCRKLLNNILRQRGCGAAIVEASAMARHRVSDRAMGFCLVTETARHKAHLAQLAVAPDFQRRGVGRALIGHAAARLSSLGYETLSLMVSSGNAAAAELYRSVGFEPAFRFPVFSWERA
- a CDS encoding sugar phosphate nucleotidyltransferase, producing the protein MQAVILAAGRSTRTYPLTLNRPKPLIPIWGRPLLEHQLRQLPENVGEVLLVVGYRRHQIERHFGSSYEGRRLLYVEQTEQRGTAHALIAAKPFLTGPTVVLNGDDFYHRDDLETLTVGGRGLLVTRAKDPQNRAVVTIEDDRIVDIVEKPRNPPPDAWCSVGAYCVEHDDLALLEEVAPSVRGELELPDWVLLLASRERVHPCPIRNLWMPLTYAWDVLQTMNQLWNDPLGVERIGIERQERTLADVEIEGPVFIGDGVAVGRGVRLIGPSAIGEGTSIGEGAILDNVVTFEGVRIGAGSTITSSVLGARVRVGEGTKLPARPGTELSIDVNGKTVVPEIARLGSIVGDDRVIEPGRVVPAGRLI